The following coding sequences lie in one Plasmodium sp. gorilla clade G2 genome assembly, chromosome: 11 genomic window:
- a CDS encoding oxysterol-binding protein-related protein 2, with translation MIGGKYLNIKIFGDKRNSLNSNKTCDNTLNNNVNYIKRKKHNDKKYDDKKYDDKKYDDKKFDDKKYDDKKYDDKKYDDNNNDEEYIKKRKGKQRELYNNIDKNKIYRDKKIIHEGWLNKWTNIIGSYRPRYFILENGLLRYSLDKYSPTKESFVLTHCKIKVCPDDQLHFEIDTSEQGVLYLKANSPDDKHKWYISFKKAQLIYIHGNSHKTKKKTNYNISDAVEGFNMSSNSLFLKNIIKNSTESIKREDQHFNDPMHIKNHTNKLLSNNIKEMIEKKNLNSLDNKNEEYIKDIQHNNSLKNMIYERNNTDMPYEIKDIHMPLHKNYKSLSYCDNNNMLSYNEKNKNSANINFKSNEYIFYKDDNIDKLSSSSSFDTPEFIEKMNTYNKKYNLEDVFISSTDFEDKTPTLCLMKNIISLKEMTRDVLKSSEYYQTKSILNNKMKKNNINNNNNNNNNGDNNLQINSDELISLLSQLCSSIQYAHIIIEKYIQCTEFLLKEESIHSKCMNQSLKLLAKQNYYLEKSQEINNLTHLEEEIKDKLKQFQLYHQCAVESEEEEEDKDIYPSKQQQQEDLFFDCDEFLYDKNISSNDVFEGESKNSISLYSSEGDKNEIADNKIKNMKNLNKKPDQNISNNNDNILVTYSSNNNNKEEHINGHIDEHINDHLDEHMKDHLDEHMKDHLDEHIKDHIDEHYYNYINSDKENENIFSYQISDQKNLNLKNKSSCNDDNITTIEEEYTTDACLKNKLNNKHSNETKRNTVSTEDDIAMGDVRESIIICDVNKKDHFVCDDNMEDKEIIRNQNENKYNNNNYNINNNNNMKNDIYIKDSNTNKTQHGDNNKYDKTTLDDNLKSVTFSLIPMCNSQNVKALNFKDIEIYTDKNIKRRKKLPSPRTEIKISMWSLLKDCIGKDLSRIGMPIYLNEPSSFLQRLAEDFQYIYLLKYASNEKESTSRLAFITAFTISPYASVIGRTYKPFNPLLGETYELTHRKFRFISEQVVHHPPITAYHCHNEYMENFASIITNVHILGKSVEVTMPGFSHLILKYKKTDISNNNINHNKMKEEKAESQFIKSNNIFCEEKKYMDDTDLKMHGMSNEMHSKSDGFKENENELLNDDMQSEEERNNCISPSSEELYNKCKEKPKNINQNNNKINVDNNKINVDNNNHSCDDILYDKEHYTYERANMIIHNVIFGNLWVELHGNILIRNHNNGDFSIVKYIRKGWFEKDIHNVRGVVCDRYKNIIFFIYGKWSQEIFIAYVKDMKNLQYDNYFFNDDGSENTYHYNKNTLNDFINNIDWQLYENNINNLNSICVWKAHKRPHNADQYYGFNYMTVELNEITKEYDKNKGAAIACTDSRFRPDQRNYENGNIDIAINEKQRLENKQRQNAKKYNNTNKYQPKWFYKHKDPIFNDRDIYLFNNKYWITKENNEFSDTPDIF, from the coding sequence atgataGGGGGTAAGtatttaaacataaaaatttttgGAGACAAACGTAATTCATTAAATAGTAATAAAACTTGTGATaatacattaaataataatgtaaattatataaaaagaaaaaaacataatgataaaaaatatgacgataaaaaatatgacgataaaaaatatgatgataaaaaatttgacgataaaaaatatgacgataaaaaatatgacgataaaaaatatgacgataataataatgatgaagaatatataaaaaaaaggaaaggcAAACAAagagaattatataataatatagacaaaaataaaatatatcgagataaaaaaattatacatgaAGGATGGTTAAATAAATGGACAAATATTATTGGAAGTTATAGACCtagatattttattttagaaAATGGTTTATTAAGATATTCTCTTGATAAATATTCTCCTACTAAAGAATCTTTTGTATTAACTCATTGTAAGATTAAAGTATGTCCAGATGATCAATTACATTTTGAAATAGATACTAGTGAACAAGgagttttatatttaaaagccAACTCTCCAGATGATAAACATAAATGGTATATCTCTTTTAAAAAAGCTCAACTAATTTATATACATGGTAATAGTCataaaaccaaaaaaaaaacaaattataatatttcagaTGCTGTCGAAGGATTTAATATGTCAagtaattctttatttttaaaaaatattattaaaaattcaaCAGAATCTATTAAAAGGGAGGATCAACATTTCAATGATCCTATGCATATTAAAAATCACACaaacaaattattatcaaataatatcaaagaaatgatagaaaaaaaaaacttaaattctcttgataataaaaatgaagaatatataaaagacatccaacataataatagtttaaaaaatatgatatatgaaAGAAATAATACAGATATGCcatatgaaataaaagatatacatatgccacttcataaaaattataaaagtcTTTCTTATtgtgacaataataatatgttatcatataatgagaaaaataaaaattcggcaaatattaattttaaatcaaatgaatatattttttataaagatgataatattgataaattATCATCGTCATCTAGTTTTGATACACCTGaatttattgaaaaaatgaatacttataataaaaaatataatttagaaGATGTATTTATTAGCTCAACAGATTTTGAAGATAAAACCCCAACCTTATGTTtaatgaagaatataatatctCTTAAAGAAATGACAAGAGATGTTCTAAAGAGTTCAGAATATTATCAAACCAAatctatattaaataataaaatgaaaaaaaataatattaataataataataataataataataatggtgataataatttacaaataaatagTGATGAATTGATTTCCTTATTATCACAATTATGCTCGTCCATACAATATgctcatattattatagagAAATATATTCAATGCACAGAATTTCtattaaaagaagaatcTATACATTCTAAGTGTATGAATCAATCTTTGAAACTTCTAGCcaaacaaaattattatcttgAAAAATCCCAAGAAATTAATAATCTTACACACttagaagaagaaataaaagataaattaaaacAGTTTCAACTGTATCATCAATGTGCTGTTGAAAGTGAAGAGGAAGAAGAAGATAAAGACATCTATCCTTcaaaacaacaacaacaagaggatttattttttgattgtGATGAATTTctttatgataaaaatatatcatcaaaTGATGTGTTTGAAGGTGAATCCAAAAACTCTATTAGCTTATACAGTAGTGAGGgagataaaaatgaaatcgcagataataaaataaaaaatatgaaaaatttaaataaaaaaccaGATCAAAATATTAGTAATaacaatgataatatattagtaacatatagtagtaataataataataaagaagaacATATTAATGGTCATATAGATGAACATATTAATGATCATTTAGATGAACATATGAAAGATCATTTAGATGAACATATGAAAGACCATTTAGATGAACATATAAAAGATCATATAGAtgaacattattataattatattaatagtgataaagaaaatgaaaacataTTCTCCTATCAAATATCAGatcaaaaaaatttaaatctaaaaaataaatctagttgtaatgatgataatataactaCCATTGAAGAGGAATATACAACAGATGCTTGTTTGAAAAACAAacttaataataaacattctaatgaaacaaaaagaaatacTGTAAGTACAGAAGATGATATTGCTATGGGTGATGTGAGGGAGAGTATAATAATTTGTGatgttaataaaaaggaTCATTTTGtgtgtgatgataatatggaagataaggaaataataaggaatcaaaatgaaaataaatataacaacaataattataatataaataataataataatatgaagaatgatatatatataaaggataGCAATACGAATAAAACACAACATggagataataataaatatgataagaCCACGTTAGATGATAATCTTAAAAGTGTTACATTTTCCCTCATTCCTATGTGTAATTCTCAAAATGTAAAGGCATTAAATTTTAaagatatagaaatatatacagataaaaatattaagagaagaaaaaaattacctAGTCCAAGAactgaaataaaaattagtATGTGGTCTCTTTTAAAAGATTGTATAGGTAAAGATTTATCACGTATTGGTATGCCTATATATTTAAACGAGCCTTCATCATTTCTTCAAAGATTAGCTGAagattttcaatatatatatttattaaaatatgcaTCGAATGAAAAAGAAAGCACAAGTAGATTAGCTTTTATCACAGCATTTACTATATCACCATATGCATCAGTCATTGGTAGAACATATAAACCATTTAATCCATTACTAGGAGAAACATATGAATTGACACATCGAAAATTCCGTTTTATATCAGAGCAAGTGGTTCATCACCCACCTATAACAGCATATCATTGtcataatgaatatatggaAAATTTTGCAAGTATTATTACTAATGTTCATATATTAGGTAAATCAGTTGAAGTCACAATGCCTGGATTTAGTCATCTAattcttaaatataaaaagacagatatatcaaataataatataaatcataataaGATGAAGGAAGAAAAAGCAGAATCACAATTTATTAagagtaataatattttttgtgaagaaaagaaatatatggatGATACAGATTTGAAAATGCATGGAATGTCTAATGAGATGCATTCAAAAAGTGATGGATtcaaagaaaatgaaaatgaattattaaatgatgatatgCAAAGTGAGGAGGAACGAAATAATTGTATTTCCCCTTCAAGcgaagaattatataataagtgTAAAGAAAAACCCAAGAACATAaaccaaaataataataaaataaatgttgataataataaaataaatgttgataataataatcacaGTTGTgatgatattttatatgataaagaaCATTATACATATGAAAGGGCAAACATGATTATTCATAATGTAATATTTGGAAATCTGTGGGTTGAATTACAtggtaatatattaatacgtaatcataataatggAGATTTCTCAATTgtcaaatatataagaaaaggATGGTTTGAAAAAGATATTCATAATGTTCGAGGTGTTGTATGTgatagatataaaaatataattttttttatttatggcAAATGGTCacaagaaatatttattgcATATGTTAAAGATATGAAAAATTTacaatatgataattatttttttaatgatgATGGTAGTGAAAATacttatcattataataaaaatacattaaatgattttattaataatattgattggcaattatatgaaaataatataaataatttaaattctATATGTGTATGGAAAGCACATAAAAGACCTCACAATGCAGATCAATATTATGGTTTTAACTATATGACTGTtgaattaaatgaaataacaaaagaatatgataaaaataaaggagCAGCTATTGCATGTACAGATAGTAGATTCAGACCTGATCAaagaaattatgaaaatggTAATATAGATATAGCCATCAATGAAAAACAAAGATTAGAAAATAAACAAAGACAAAatgcaaaaaaatataataatacaaataaatatcaaCCGAAATGGTTCTATAAACATAAAGATCCTATATTTAATGATAGAGATATCTAtttgtttaataataaatattggATAACCAAAGAAAATAACGAATTTTCCGACACACCagatatattttga
- a CDS encoding ubiquitin-like protein, putative, translated as MANSIEKNEKEKVDVHIDNIDLNEYKHIINNSHSSDEGEEDVSSYDENDNEVYNNDELIKGDGNTKKNKQLDTNIYRNNDIVNNNVNGNYGLINNNSNEKYKNNCNIFNKDDNKCDRKNREVYELNKKNNKNIIDTKYIYVRLKTNDCHNNNNIYKCRIEKNITIKKMKKGLNKILNNNNNDMNYRIIYRGRTLKDVDEISKYNIKFNDIIYVIKVYKKKNGNDVTLDSGITSSQLSTINDEYNDYGKYGQNDGISKLISNMFDNSDFIKSIMDSNKHLKKLREKNSDLNHILNDSQTLKQSFEMIKNPSLMKELMKNTDRAISNIEAIPGGFNTLRRMYHNIQEPMYESTEKLIDKKLNKVKNYDLNSTSPPTSEAFPNPWASKNDKNKNNMNNKNNYNLNNLEKLFQSNDKTQNIRSNISANSNNKNNNNNNNMLNSTNSLIHKNKKVTNNTSNNNNMTNNIINNNNFNDLMNNPFLSNSLFPLLNKIQIPQSNKNIGNNKNAISGNNNYQNNLIDQNKNDTLSTNILSNNNKDNNNLNQPVDNTSNMLNNLFMSMNQNLNMNSTPPTNNTSSDLMNTINMINSLSNLGNYNAPYGNIVGENATTNNNNNNNNNNNKNNKNNIGSANASGSVPPYYMDQSFLMEAMNFLRNTTNNDIINNNNNNNNNSNSNSNRFNNIMFNNTPLNNNFSNFMNVLQNVGTGSGHIPIGTTNNTKENQAQRTIKNEIKNDESKQEGIQDTLKNNDTNTSNNINGEAKYHVVYSEQLNALRGMGFTDVEKCLKALIKSKGNVEGAIDFLLLDESNMNEN; from the coding sequence atggcAAATTCAATAGAAAAGAATGAAAAGGAAAAGGTAGATGTCcatatagataatattgatcttaatgaatataaacatattataaataattcacaCAGTTCTGATGAAGGTGAAGAGGATGTTTCAtcatatgatgaaaatgataatgaggtatataataatgatgaattaataaaaggAGATGGTAATACTAAAAAGAATAAACAATtagatacaaatatatatagaaataatgaCATTGTGAATAATAATGTGAATGGTAATTAtggtttaataaataataatagtaatgagaaatataaaaataattgtaatatatttaataaggatgataataaatgtgATAGAAAGAATAGAGAAGTTTATgaattaaacaaaaaaaataataagaacatTATAGatactaaatatatatatgtaagatTAAAGACAAATGAttgtcataataataataatatatataaatgtcgaatagaaaaaaatattactattaaaaagatgaagaaaggattaaataaaatattaaataataataataatgatatgaattatcgaattatatatagagGAAGAACATTAAAAGATGTGGATGAAATatctaaatataatataaaatttaatgatataatatatgtaataaaagtatataaaaaaaaaaatggaaatgaTGTAACTCTGGATTCAGGTATTACAAGTTCTCAGCTAAGTACtataaatgatgaatataatgaCTATGGAAAGTATGGACAAAATGATGGTATATCAAAATTAATATCTAACATGTTTGATAATAGtgattttattaaatcaatAATGGATTCTaataaacatttaaaaaagttaagagaaaaaaattctgatttaaatcatatattaaatgattcTCAAACATTAAAACAATCATTTGAAATGATAAAGAATCCATCATTAATGAAAgaattaatgaaaaatacTGATAGGGCTATTAGTAATATTGAAGCTATACCTGGAGGTTTTAATACATTAAGAAGAATGTATCATAATATTCAAGAACCTATGTATGAATCTACAGAGAAATTAattgataaaaaattaaataaagttaaaaattatgatttaAATTCTACATCACCACCTACAAGTGAAGCCTTTCCTAATCCATGGGCTTCAAAAAatgacaaaaataaaaataatatgaataataaaaataattataatttaaataatttagaaaaattattCCAGTCAAATGATAAGACACAAAATATTAGATCAAATATATCAGCAAATAGtaacaacaaaaataataataataataataatatgttgaATAGTACAAATAGCTTGATtcataaaaacaaaaaggtCACAAATAATacaagtaataataataatatgacaaataatattattaataataataatttcaatGATCTTATGAATAACCCCTTTTTGAGTAACTCATTATTTCccttattaaataaaatacagaTTCCACAATCTAACAAAAATAttggtaataataaaaatgccATAAgtggaaataataattatcaaaataatttaatagatcaaaataaaaatgatacattatcgacaaatatattatctaacaataataaggataataataatttaaatcaaCCAGTGGATAATACATCTAATATGTTAAATAATTTGTTCATGAGTATGAatcaaaatttaaatatgaattCCACACCACCGACAAATAATACATCTAGCGATTTGATGAATactataaatatgataaatagcTTAAGTAATCTAGGTAATTATAATGCTCCGTATGGCAATATTGTAGGTGAAAACGCAACAACAAAcaataacaacaacaacaacaataataataataagaataataagaataatattgGTAGTGCTAATGCTAGTGGTAGCGTTCCTCCATATTATATGGATCAGTCTTTTTTGATGGAAGCCATGAACTTTTTAAGAAATACCACAAACAATgacattattaataataataataataataataataatagtaatagtaatagtaaccgttttaataatataatgttcAATAACACTCctcttaataataatttcagCAACTTTATGAATGTACTTCAAAATGTAGGCACAGGAAGTGGACATATACCAATTGGAACTACTAATAACACAAAAGAAAATCAAGCACAAAGaactattaaaaatgaaataaaaaatgatgaatcgAAACAAGAAGGAATACAAGACACtcttaaaaataatgatactaacacaagtaataatattaatggaGAAGCAAAATATCACGTTGTTTACTCTGAACAATTAAATGCATTAAGAGGAATGGGCTTTACAGATGTGGAAAAATGTTTAAAAGCATTAATTAAATCAAAAGGTAATGTAGAAGGGGCCATCGATTTTTTACTATTAGATGAAagtaatatgaatgaaaattGA